One genomic window of Phoenix dactylifera cultivar Barhee BC4 chromosome 6, palm_55x_up_171113_PBpolish2nd_filt_p, whole genome shotgun sequence includes the following:
- the LOC120111019 gene encoding DNA-directed RNA polymerases IV and V subunit 2-like, with translation MEVEQTPDGPEPMNVDSPNNGIEDLNMNVGSLEKFCKEAARSFFAEWGLISHQINSYNEFIGHGIQDLFDSLGEVNVEPGYDPSKKRGAEWRHATISFGKVRLEKPSFWSGRDDLPEENLKLLPRHARLQNMTYSSQLKVEVRVQVYTQEKSDKAKTGKDAYIHKNVVSDKKKEIAIGRIPVMIRSKLCWLHTLDKSDCLFDSGGYFLIKGMEKTFIAQEQRHLARVWVTDKPSWTVSYLSEMKRKRIYIKLVEAPKAEGFSGGKVVNFFFLYATIPVWIMFFALGASSDKEVFEMIDLGESSADLINIILATVKNADEHYKKFREDADEHDKNFRRVDKAQDYVNSQVKVSKFPPSESFDEYVDKFLFPNISGHRQKALFLGYMVKCLLLACFGKRKCDNKDDFRNKRLDLAGELLARELRAHIRHAERRMVKAMQRDLYGDRDLQLIERYLDASIITNGLNRAFSTGAWCHPYKRTERCSGIVATLRRTNPLQMMSDLRKTRQQVAYAGKAGDARYPNPSYWGKLCFLSTPDGENCGLVKNLAVTALVSLKVTEPILDKLISCGMEKLDEISLSSISNMDKVFMNGDWVGVCADSTSFVAKLRCMRRARLIHPQVEIKRDKHQREVRIFSDAGRILRPLLIVENLKKTSKLKGGVCSFQYLMDEGIIELIGVEEEEDCHTAWGIRHLFMGDEGGPAPKYSHCELDVSFLLGLSCGIIPFANHNFARRVLYQAEKHSQQAIGFSTTNPNIRVDTLSHQLYYPQKPLFRTVIADCLGRADYSLRRKDSMPRPEYFNGQNAIVAVNVHQGYNQEDSLVMNRASLERGMFRTEHFRSYKAEVENKELTKRFKLRDKVDFGKMQSKKGRVDSLDDDGFPYIGASLQSGDIVIGKVAESGEDHGIKLKHTEKGMVQKVVLSANDEGKNFAVVTLRQVRSPCLGDKFSSMHGQKGVVGFLESQENFPFTCQGIVPDIVINPHAFPTRQTPGQLLEAALGKGIACGGSVRYATPFTTASVDVITEQLHRAGFSRWGSEKVLNGRTGEVMRSMIFMGPTFYQRLIHMAEDKVKFRNTGPVHPLTRQPVADRKRFGGVKFGEMERDCLLAHGAASNLHERLFTLSDFSQMHICQTCKRAANVILRPVVGGNKIRGPYCNYCQSSENIVKINVPYGAKLLYQELFSMGICLKFDTEVC, from the exons ATGGAAGTGGAACAAACCCCTGATGGACCAGAACCTATGAATGTTGATTCTCCTAACAATGGCATTGAAGACCTAAATATGAATGTTGGGAGTCTGGAAAAGTTTTGCAAAGAGGCTGCCCGGTCCTTTTTTGCTGAATGGGGGCTCATTAGTCACCAGATAAATTCGTATAATGAATTTATAGGGCATGGGATTCAGGATCTGTTTGACTCCCTTGGTGAAGTGAATGTAGAGCCTGGGTATGATCCCTCGAAGAAACGCGGTGCTGAATGGCGTCATGCAACCATTTCATTTGGGAAGGTTAGGCTAGAAAAGCCTTCATTTTGGTCTGGGAGGGATGATCTCCCAGAGGAAAATCTCAAATTATTGCCTAGACATGCACGCCTCCAGAATATGACGTACTCCTCTCAATTGAAAGTggaagtgagagtgcag GTTTATACACAAGAGAAAAGTGACAAGGCAAAGACTGGCAAAGATGCATATATTCATAAGAACGTGGTGAGCGACAAAAAGAAGGAGATTGCAATAGGAAGAATTCCAGttatgattagatcaaagcTTTGCTGGCTCCACACACTTGACAAAAGTGATTGCCTTTTTGATTCTGGTGGCTACTTTTTGATCAAAGGAATGGAGAAG ACCTTTATTGCACAGGAACAGAGGCATTTAGCAAGAGTCTGGGTCACTGACAAACCAAGCTGGACGGTATCATATTTATCCGAAATGAAGAGGAAGAGAATCTACATAAAACTCGTTGAAGCTCCAAAAGCTGAAGGTTTCAGTGGTGGAAAGGTTGtcaacttttttttcttgtatgcTACAATTCCAGTTTGGATTATGTTTTTTGCCCTTGGTGCATCATCTGATAAAGAAGTGTTTGAGATGATTGATCTTGGAGAATCTAGTGCTGATttgataaatataattttggcaACTGTTAAAAATGCCGACGAGCACTATAAGAAGTTCCGCGAGGATGCTGACGAGCATGATAAGAACTTCCGCAGGGTTGATAAGGCTCAGGATTATGTAAATAGTCAGGTCAAAGTTTCAAAATTCCCTCCCAGTGAATCATTTGATGAATATGTTGATAAGTTCCTATTTCCAAATATCAGTGGGCACAGGCAGAAGGCACTATTTTTAGGATACATGGTGAAATGCCTTCTACTGGCATGCTTTGGGAAAAGAAAATGTGACAATAAGGATGATTTCAGAAACAAGAGATTGGACTTGGCTGGTGAACTGCTTGCAAGAGAGTTGCGTGCTCATATTAGGCATGCTGAGAGGCGGATGGTGAAGGCAATGCAGAGGGATTTATATGGGGACCGTGACCTGCAGTTGATTGAACGGTATTTAGATGCTTCGATTATCACCAATGGACTGAACAGAGCTTTTTCAACTGGTGCATGGTGTCATCCATACAAAAGGACTGAAAGGTGCTCAGGCATCGTCGCAACTCTTAGAAGGACAAATCCCCTCCAAATGATGTCTGACTTGAGAAAGACACGCCAACAGGTTGCATATGCAGGGAAGGCTGGAGATGCTAGATATCC AAACCCTTCTTATTGGGGCAAGTTGTGTTTTCTGTCCACCCCAGATGGAGAAAATTGTGGACTTGTGAAAAATTTAGCTGTCACTGCACTTGTAAGCTTGAAGGTGACAGAACCAATATTGGATAAGTTGATCTCTTGTGGTATGGAGAAATTGGATGAAATTTCTTTATCGTCAATAAGCAATATGGATAAAGTTTTTATGAATGGAGACTGGGTTGGAGTTTGTGCTGACTCAACTTCATTTGTTGCAAAATTAAGATGCATGCGCCGTGCTAGGCTAATCCACCCACAG GTGGAGATCAAGAGGGACAAGCACCAAAGAGAAGTCCGAATATTTTCTGATGCAGGAAGAATTCTGAGACCGCTTTTAATAGTAGAGAATTTAAAGAAAACAAGCAAGCTTAAAGGAGGTGTTTGCTCTTTCCAATATCTTATGGATGAGGGAATCATAGAACTCATAGGtgttgaagaagaagaggattgccACACAGCATGGGGAATCAGGCACCTTTTTATGGGGGATGAAGGTGGGCCTGCTCCAAAATACAGCCACTGTGAACTTGATGTTTCATTCTTATTGGGCTTAAGTTGTGGCATCATCCCTTTTGCCAACCACAATTTTGCTAGGAGGGTTTTGTACCAGGCCGAGAAGCATTCTCAACAGGCTATTGGTTTCTCCACGACCAATCCAAATATCAGAGTGGACACTCTCTCCCACCAGCTGTACTATCCACAGAAACCACTTTTCAGAACAGTGATAGCTGACTGCCTTGGTAGGGCTGACTATTCATTGAGACGAAAAGACAGCATGCCCAGACCAGAGTACTTCAATGGTCAAAATGCTATTGTAGCAGTCAATGTTCACCAAGGATACAACCAGGAGGATTCCTTAGTCATGAATAGGGCTTCCTTAGAGCGTGGTATGTTCCGTACAGAACATTTCAGGAGTTACAAAGCTGAGGTCGAGAATAAGGAACTTACCAAACGTTTTAAACTGAGGGATAAGGTTGACTTTGGCAAAATGCAAAGCAAAAAAGGAAGAGTGGATAGTCTAGATGATGATGGTTTCCCATATATTGGTGCGAGTCTTCAAAGTGGTGATATTGTTATTGGGAAGGTTGCAGAATCTGGAGAGGATCATGGCATCAAGCTGAAACACACAGAAAAAGGGATGGTCCAAAAAGTAGTGCTTTCAGCAAATGATGAAGGCAAAAACTTTGCAGTTGTTACTCTGAGACAG GTTCGTTCTCCCTGTCTTGGAGATAAATTTTCCAGTATGCATGGGCAGAAGGGTGTGGTTGGTTTCCTGGAGTCTCAGGAAAATTTTCCATTCACCTGTCAAGGAATAGTTCCTGATATTGTGATAAATCCACATGCTTTTCCTACTAGGCAAACTCCTGGTCAGCTGCTTGAGGCTGCTTTGGGTAAGGGAATTGCCTGTGGAGGTTCGGTGAGATATGCTACACCATTTACCACTGCATCAGTTGATGTCATAACAGAGCAGCTGCACAG GGCTGGTTTCTCCCGATGGGGTAGTGAGAAGGTTCTAAATGGCCGGACTGGTGAAGTCATGCGCTCTATGATCTTCATGGGCCCCACATTTTATCAGAGATTAATCCATATGGCTGAAGACAAGGTCAAGTTCAGGAACACTGGGCCAGTTCACCCGCTCACAAGGCAGCCGGTAGCTGACAGAAAGAGGTTTGGTGGGGTGAAGtttggagagatggagagggactGCCTGCTTGCCCATGGGGCAGCTTCCAACCTACATGAGCGGTTATTCACGCTCAGCGACTTCTCTCAGATGCACATCTGTCAGACATGCAAGCGGGCTGCGAATGTTATCCTGCGGCCTGTGGTCGGGGGTAACAAGATTCGTGGACCATACTGTAATTACTGCCAGTCCTCTGAAAACATAGTCAAGATCAATGTGCCTTATGGTGCAAAGCTGCTCTATCAGGAGCTCTTTAGCATGGGTATTTGCTTGAAGTTCGATACAGAAGTTTGTTAA
- the LOC120111021 gene encoding pentatricopeptide repeat-containing protein OGR1, mitochondrial-like: MAHLESLLQRCSKLSHIKQLHAHLLVTGLFPISASFRSRLIELCAVASFGDLHYALAMFRSTPRSAAATNDWNAAIRGLAAGPEPAAALLLFAHEMLPLAPPRPDALTLSFAIRAAARLSALPPTRQLHSLLLRLGLAADVRLATTLLDAYAKATDLPSAHQVFSEMTLRDVATWNALISGLALSDRPPDALALFRRLSSSPDPSDPAPNDGTIVAALSACAQLGSLRDGAAVHDYARARGLDADVRVRNALLDMYAKCGAVDRAAAIFRATPEKSLVSYNAIIMGLALHGRGAEALHLFDEMLRSTDLEPDAVTYLAVLCGCTHAGLVDEGLRVFRSMRVRPTMKHYGSVVDLLGRAGRLTEAYGVVESMPFEPDVVLWQTLLGACRTHGEVDLAERVSQKLFEMGSNGCGNYVLLSNVYAANRRWSDVGRVREAMKSHDVKKIPGISTTEIEGVVHTFYNGDKEHERWREIYRALDEIGARIKALGYVPDTSNVLHDIGDEDKENALCQHSEKLALAFGLISTPVGAPIQVMKNLRICGDCHTVAKLISRAYDRVIIVRDLARFHRFEGGDCSCRDYW; this comes from the coding sequence ATGGCCCACCTGGAGTCCCTCCTCCAGCGATGCTCCAAGCTCTCCCACATCAAACAGCTCCACGCCCACCTCCTCGTCACCGGCCTCTTCCCAATTTCCGCCTCCTTCCGCTCCCGTCTCATCGAGCTCTGCGCCGTCGCATCCTTCGGCGACCTCCACTACGCCCTCGCCATGTTCCGCTCCACCCCCCGCTCCGCCGCCGCAACCAACGACTGGAACGCCGCCATCCGCGGCCTCGCCGCCGGCCCTGAACCCGccgccgccctcctcctcttcgcCCACGAGATGCTCCCCCTCGCCCCACCTCGCCCCGACGCCCTTACCCTCTCCTTCGCCATCCGCGCCGCTGCCCGCCTCTCCGCTCTCCCTCCCACCCGCCAGCTCCactccctcctcctccgtctCGGCCTCGCCGCCGACGTCCGCCTCGCCACCACCCTCCTCGACGCCTACGCCAAGGCCACCGACCTCCCCTCCGCCCACCAGGTCTTCTCCGAGATGACTCTCCGCGACGTCGCCACCTGGAACGCCCTCATCTCAGGCCTCGCCCTCTCCGACCGCCCCCCCGACGCCCTCGCCCTCTTCCGCCGCCTCTCTTCCTCCCCCGATCCCTCCGACCCCGCCCCCAACGACGGCACCATCGTCGCCGCCCTCTCCGCCTGCGCCCAGCTAGGCTCCCTCCGCGACGGTGCCGCCGTCCACGACTACGCCCGCGCCCGCGGCCTCGACGCCGACGTCCGCGTCCGCAACGCCCTCCTCGACATGTACGCCAAGTGCGGCGCCGTCGACCGCGCCGCTGCCATCTTCCGCGCCACCCCGGAGAAGTCCCTCGTCTCCTACAACGCCATCATCATGGGCCTTGCGCTGCACGGCCGCGGGGCCGAGGCGCTCCACCTGTTCGACGAAATGCTCCGCTCCACCGACCTCGAGCCGGATGCGGTCACGTACCTCGCCGTCCTATGCGGGTGCACCCACGCCGGACTAGTAGACGAAGGCCTCCGCGTGTTCCGGTCCATGCGGGTCCGGCCCACCATGAAGCACTACGGTTCGGTGGTCGATctgctgggccgggccgggcggcTGACGGAGGCTTACGGCGTGGTCGAATCCATGCCGTTCGAGCCAGACGTAGTTCTGTGGCAGACGTTGCTCGGGGCGTGCCGGACCCACGGGGAGGTCGATCTGGCCGAACGCGTGTCGCAGAAGCTCTTCGAGATGGGATCCAACGGTTGTGGGAACTACGTACTGCTATCCAATGTCTATGCGGCCAATAGACGGTGGTCCGATGTTGGGAGAGTCCGTGAGGCCATGAAGAGCCACGACGTTAAGAAGATACCGGGGATCAGCACGACGGAGATTGAAGGCGTGGTTCATACGTTTTACAACGGTGATAAGGAGCACGAGAGGTGGAGGGAGATATACCGAGCGTTGGATGAGATCGGGGCGAGGATTAAGGCTTTGGGATACGTGCCGGATACTAGCAACGTGTTGCATGATATCGGAGACGAGGACAAGGAGAACGCGTTGTGTCAGCATAGTGAGAAGCTTGCTCTGGCATTTGGTTTGATCAGCACTCCAGTTGGTGCACCAATACAGGTGATGAAGAACCTTAGAATATGTGGGGACTGTCATACAGTGGCAAAGCTGATATCGAGGGCCTATGATCGGGTGATCATTGTCAGGGATCTGGCAAGGTTCCACCGGTTTGAAGGTGGGGATTGCTCGTGCAGGGATTATTGGTGA